A window of the Fibrobacter sp. UWH4 genome harbors these coding sequences:
- a CDS encoding MFS transporter: MKLTKYQSSIAYLIFVFCSIFVQMGLFVHFQRWLSISFEGPAFWWRSMLLQFAIFAPSIFMLPAASYFAGRFHKGRVMAWSSVGMLASVIAVVVCYVAGAEWVAYGLLGLYGIFLAVHSPAKLGIMKEMVESEDLVKVNSWYMALSVLGTAAAAFFAMGLSGRPDSPISIDLTLWIYLGLSVVTTIAGFCIKVGERHDNLKMRSPMRNFSATWSHPIVRLSILGLAAFWGVTQIFLILIQDLANMLNTAVIPISMFIVTAGYVVGAFSASWASKGFVETGLIPFAAVASAITMFALPFVHNAWLQAILYGIIGWSAGCAFVILRTVIQSYTRPDTAGRIHAVANCIQMAALVLIMGGQTLLLIFTPITLDYCFMILAVILALCFIATLKNNPMALLRAALRFAFAFVFHYRVKVMGVQNIPENGPVLLVGPHFSFIDWAVLQIASPRPLRIASNRNTFADWYQRWFFHGNFLISINRRDPAPAMEEIHKALLNGEAVVIFPEGEVSKTPFVSTFSLDYSKAIEGTEAQIVPFYIQGLWGSRYSHASECVNRPQSFNRIISVGFSKPLPANASEKDIRRDLELLDTDIWNAAINYSETIVPLWFKAMRKRRSRVMLIDPAGNHVNGYDMIRLCHYFGKVIKSVAKGDRNVGFMLPTSRDAALGIMSILGTGKTSVNLNYSAPVDTILGCIEKADLSTVVTTHAFFDKLCGKNVAFGQIAGKCQMIYLDEEEAKMSTICRLVSTFIIHICPGAILRRLWFTAADLNDDAVILFSSGSEGTPKGVELTHKNVIANAQQGDHIIKLRRTDVMTALLPLFHSFGFTMTYMMPLLDGVPMVLCPDPTDIKTLARVCAQYKTTIMMGTPTFLRAIAINRWVHPMCLDSLRYIIAGAEKLRPEMRETFKLKFGKDVYEGYGCTELTPLATLNAPNVLLDDFLTMEKCSDNSSIGMSVPGSVCAIIDPETNEFLPQGEEGMLVVTGPQVMKGYLKDKEKTDSVILEVNGRRWYKTGDKCTITPDGFVQILGRYSRFAKLGGEMISLTAVELRIAESGIMEDHEFAVTAVPDSAKGEKIVLLVKEGNAEEISRKLRKSGIPPLMQPGAVFSVDQIPKLGSGKWDFNGMKKLALELVDEKK, from the coding sequence ATGAAACTGACCAAGTACCAGAGTTCCATTGCGTACCTGATTTTTGTTTTCTGTAGCATTTTTGTGCAGATGGGCCTGTTCGTCCATTTCCAGAGATGGCTGTCCATCTCGTTCGAGGGGCCCGCCTTCTGGTGGCGCAGCATGCTTTTACAATTTGCCATTTTTGCACCGAGCATCTTTATGCTCCCGGCAGCCAGCTATTTTGCAGGCCGATTCCACAAGGGTCGCGTCATGGCATGGTCTTCGGTGGGAATGCTTGCCTCCGTGATTGCCGTCGTGGTCTGTTACGTGGCGGGCGCCGAATGGGTCGCCTACGGTCTCCTCGGGCTGTACGGAATATTCCTTGCCGTGCACAGCCCGGCCAAGCTCGGCATCATGAAAGAGATGGTCGAAAGCGAAGACCTCGTGAAGGTGAACTCCTGGTACATGGCGCTTTCTGTTCTCGGTACTGCTGCAGCGGCTTTCTTCGCCATGGGACTTTCTGGCAGGCCTGATTCGCCCATCAGTATCGACCTTACGCTTTGGATTTATCTCGGCTTAAGTGTCGTGACAACGATTGCTGGCTTTTGCATCAAGGTCGGCGAAAGGCACGACAACCTCAAGATGCGTTCCCCCATGCGAAATTTCTCGGCCACCTGGAGCCACCCGATTGTACGTCTATCGATTCTTGGTCTTGCCGCCTTTTGGGGCGTGACGCAGATTTTCTTGATTTTGATTCAAGACTTGGCGAATATGCTGAACACAGCCGTGATTCCGATTTCCATGTTCATCGTGACCGCCGGCTATGTGGTTGGAGCATTCTCTGCCAGTTGGGCTTCCAAGGGCTTTGTCGAAACAGGCCTGATCCCGTTTGCAGCAGTAGCCTCCGCTATTACCATGTTTGCACTCCCGTTCGTACATAACGCCTGGTTGCAGGCGATCCTTTACGGCATTATCGGTTGGAGCGCCGGCTGCGCCTTCGTGATTTTGCGTACGGTCATTCAAAGCTACACCCGCCCCGATACAGCAGGCCGCATTCACGCAGTGGCAAACTGCATTCAGATGGCTGCACTCGTGCTGATTATGGGCGGTCAAACATTGCTCCTCATCTTTACGCCGATTACGCTCGATTACTGCTTTATGATTTTAGCGGTAATTCTTGCACTTTGCTTTATTGCAACCCTCAAGAACAACCCGATGGCCCTTTTGCGAGCGGCACTCCGCTTTGCGTTCGCCTTCGTATTCCATTACCGAGTCAAGGTGATGGGCGTACAGAACATCCCCGAAAACGGTCCGGTCCTTCTCGTGGGTCCGCATTTCAGCTTTATTGACTGGGCGGTCCTCCAGATCGCATCTCCCAGGCCACTCCGCATCGCAAGCAACCGCAACACATTCGCCGACTGGTACCAGCGCTGGTTCTTCCACGGGAACTTCCTGATTAGCATTAACCGCCGCGACCCGGCCCCTGCCATGGAAGAAATCCACAAGGCGCTCCTGAACGGAGAAGCGGTCGTCATCTTCCCCGAAGGCGAAGTATCGAAAACTCCGTTCGTCTCGACATTCTCTCTCGATTACAGCAAGGCCATCGAAGGCACCGAAGCGCAGATCGTTCCGTTCTATATTCAGGGACTCTGGGGCAGCCGCTATAGCCATGCCTCGGAATGCGTGAACCGCCCCCAGTCCTTCAACCGCATCATCAGTGTCGGTTTTTCGAAACCGCTCCCGGCGAACGCCTCCGAAAAAGACATCCGCCGCGACCTGGAACTTCTGGACACCGACATCTGGAACGCCGCCATAAACTACTCCGAAACCATCGTTCCGCTTTGGTTCAAGGCCATGCGCAAGCGCCGTTCCCGCGTGATGCTTATTGACCCCGCCGGCAACCACGTCAACGGCTACGACATGATTCGCCTGTGCCACTATTTCGGCAAGGTCATCAAGTCTGTCGCCAAGGGTGACCGCAACGTAGGCTTTATGCTCCCGACCAGCCGCGACGCCGCCCTCGGCATTATGTCGATTCTCGGCACCGGCAAGACGTCCGTGAACCTGAACTACTCTGCGCCGGTCGATACGATTCTCGGCTGCATCGAAAAGGCCGACCTTTCTACCGTAGTGACGACGCACGCCTTCTTCGACAAGCTCTGCGGAAAGAACGTCGCCTTCGGACAAATCGCCGGTAAATGCCAGATGATTTACCTGGACGAAGAAGAAGCGAAAATGTCGACGATATGTCGCCTTGTTTCGACCTTTATCATCCACATCTGCCCGGGAGCGATTTTACGCCGTCTGTGGTTTACCGCAGCCGACCTGAACGACGACGCCGTCATCCTGTTCAGTTCGGGTTCCGAAGGCACCCCGAAGGGTGTCGAACTCACGCACAAGAACGTGATCGCGAACGCCCAGCAGGGTGACCACATTATCAAGCTTCGCCGCACCGATGTCATGACAGCCCTTCTCCCGCTGTTCCATTCGTTCGGCTTCACCATGACTTATATGATGCCACTTCTGGACGGAGTCCCGATGGTTCTCTGCCCCGACCCGACGGACATCAAGACGCTCGCCCGCGTGTGTGCCCAGTACAAGACGACCATCATGATGGGCACGCCGACCTTCCTCCGAGCCATCGCTATCAACCGCTGGGTTCATCCGATGTGCCTGGATTCGTTGCGCTACATTATCGCCGGCGCCGAAAAGCTCCGCCCCGAAATGCGAGAAACCTTCAAGCTCAAGTTCGGCAAGGATGTCTACGAAGGTTACGGATGCACCGAACTCACGCCGCTCGCTACGCTCAACGCCCCGAACGTACTCCTTGACGACTTCCTCACCATGGAAAAATGCTCCGACAACTCGAGCATCGGCATGTCCGTACCGGGTTCCGTCTGCGCCATCATCGATCCGGAAACCAACGAATTCCTGCCGCAGGGTGAAGAAGGCATGCTGGTCGTGACCGGTCCGCAGGTCATGAAGGGCTACCTCAAGGACAAAGAAAAAACAGACAGCGTCATCCTGGAAGTCAACGGACGCCGCTGGTACAAGACCGGCGACAAGTGCACCATCACCCCGGATGGGTTCGTACAAATCCTCGGACGTTACAGCCGCTTTGCCAAGCTCGGTGGCGAAATGATTTCACTCACCGCCGTAGAACTCCGCATCGCCGAATCCGGCATCATGGAAGACCACGAATTCGCCGTGACGGCCGTTCCGGATTCTGCCAAGGGCGAAAAAATCGTGCTCCTGGTCAAGGAGGGTAACGCCGAAGAAATATCCCGCAAACTCCGCAAATCGGGCATTCCGCCGCTTATGCAGCCGGGCGCCGTCTTCAGTGTCGATCAGATTCCGAAGCTCGGGAGCGGCAAATGGGACTTCAACGGGATGAAAAAACTCGCTTTGGAACTGGTAGACGAGAAAAAATAA
- a CDS encoding tRNA (N(6)-L-threonylcarbamoyladenosine(37)-C(2))-methylthiotransferase: MDYPNEKPLLVVISQGCAANFGDGEKIARIFANDYRVVFGMPKEATNGETEKPAAFVLNVCTVKGNASALKLLREAMSTAPEAKLFVTGCAPKDFREEVTKITDKVMYTSLKELLASDCHAPHGARNDAQDFRDHRGARNDIPLRESPLVGIVNIEEGCLDACAYCSTRLVKGRLYSYPVADIVQQVKNLVADGCVEIQLTGQDCGCYGFDTGTNLAELVQRILDEVPGDYKMRLGMGNPRHMLRYADSLLKCFDDERVYKFIHLPVQSGSEDILKAMNRKHSAQDYIDLAEAFNRIPRFTLSTDLIVGFPGESERDFLDTLALLEKTRPTVCNITRFVPRPNTPAYNMTGAVPDSIKHERSAALAEAFQQIAAENNSHWVGTTETVVIEKNGYRKGTYIARNAAYRPVAITSEAPLRPGERFTVTITAAEPFALIGERI; the protein is encoded by the coding sequence GTGGATTATCCCAACGAAAAGCCGTTACTCGTCGTGATTAGCCAAGGTTGCGCAGCCAACTTTGGCGACGGTGAAAAAATCGCCCGCATTTTTGCAAATGATTACCGCGTTGTCTTTGGGATGCCTAAAGAAGCTACTAACGGCGAAACAGAAAAGCCCGCGGCCTTCGTACTGAATGTATGCACAGTCAAGGGAAACGCAAGCGCGTTAAAGCTGCTGCGCGAAGCCATGAGCACGGCCCCAGAGGCAAAATTATTTGTTACGGGATGTGCGCCGAAAGATTTTCGAGAAGAAGTTACAAAGATTACAGATAAAGTAATGTATACGAGTTTGAAGGAACTGCTAGCTAGTGATTGCCACGCCCCTCACGGGGCTCGCAATGACGCACAAGATTTTCGCGACCATCGCGGGGCTCGCAATGACATTCCGCTGCGAGAATCTCCGTTGGTAGGAATCGTCAACATCGAGGAAGGTTGCCTCGATGCCTGCGCCTACTGTTCCACGCGACTCGTAAAAGGCCGCCTGTACAGCTACCCCGTCGCCGATATCGTGCAACAGGTCAAGAACCTCGTTGCAGACGGCTGCGTCGAAATCCAGCTGACAGGGCAAGACTGCGGCTGCTACGGGTTCGATACAGGAACAAACCTCGCCGAACTGGTGCAGCGAATTCTTGACGAAGTTCCTGGAGACTACAAGATGCGCCTAGGCATGGGCAACCCGCGTCACATGTTGCGTTACGCCGACTCCCTCCTGAAATGTTTCGACGACGAGCGCGTCTACAAGTTCATCCACCTGCCCGTCCAGAGCGGAAGCGAAGATATCCTCAAGGCGATGAACCGCAAGCATTCCGCCCAGGACTACATCGATCTCGCCGAAGCATTCAACAGGATTCCCCGATTCACGCTCAGCACCGACCTTATCGTCGGTTTTCCCGGCGAATCGGAGCGGGACTTTCTGGACACCTTGGCGCTCCTCGAAAAGACCCGCCCGACAGTCTGCAACATCACCCGTTTCGTGCCGCGCCCGAATACACCGGCCTACAACATGACCGGCGCCGTTCCCGACAGCATCAAGCACGAGCGTTCCGCCGCCCTTGCTGAAGCCTTCCAGCAGATTGCCGCCGAGAACAATTCCCATTGGGTCGGCACCACCGAAACGGTTGTCATCGAAAAAAACGGCTACCGCAAGGGCACTTACATTGCCCGGAACGCCGCCTACCGCCCCGTCGCTATCACCAGCGAGGCGCCGCTACGGCCGGGCGAAAGGTTCACCGTCACGATAACCGCCGCAGAACCCTTCGCCCTTATCGGCGAAAGAATCTAA
- the def gene encoding peptide deformylase: protein MALLEIKTYGDPVLRKKCEPVTEITPELRQLAKDMLETMYDAPGCGLAAPQIGKNIRLVVIDTAVPGEEEPRPYIMFNPEWEAEPDAKPVPYDEGCLSVPDIFCNVIRPDKVCVRFFDINGEPQELHDCDGLFGRCIQHETDHLNGDLFVDKISTADRTMNQSKLRKMAKETQAKLKKH from the coding sequence ATGGCTCTTCTCGAAATTAAGACCTACGGCGATCCGGTGCTCCGCAAGAAGTGCGAGCCGGTGACCGAGATTACCCCCGAACTGCGCCAGCTCGCCAAGGACATGCTCGAAACCATGTACGACGCCCCGGGATGTGGTCTTGCCGCTCCGCAAATTGGCAAGAACATCCGCCTGGTCGTCATTGACACAGCCGTTCCCGGCGAAGAGGAACCGCGCCCCTACATCATGTTCAACCCTGAATGGGAAGCAGAACCCGATGCGAAGCCGGTCCCTTATGACGAAGGATGTCTTTCGGTACCGGACATTTTCTGCAACGTGATTCGCCCTGACAAGGTGTGCGTGCGTTTCTTCGATATCAACGGGGAACCGCAGGAACTGCATGACTGCGATGGACTCTTTGGCCGTTGCATTCAGCACGAGACGGACCATCTGAACGGCGACCTGTTTGTCGACAAGATTTCGACAGCCGACCGCACCATGAACCAGTCCAAGCTGCGCAAAATGGCCAAGGAAACGCAGGCGAAGTTGAAGAAGCATTAA
- a CDS encoding RidA family protein → MDQIVKKVQELGLTLPQCPAPLAAYVPATRNGDTIFVSGQLPSVNGDFSAFCGSVPKDISVEKAAEGAAICLMNNVAAALTLLEEDETLRLVQMQGFVQSAEGFHEQPAVLNGASELAVKIFGENGKHARTAVGVSALPKNVAVEISCTFQVIKAEAKFTGRYGWIEG, encoded by the coding sequence ATGGATCAAATCGTCAAGAAAGTTCAAGAACTGGGGCTAACGCTCCCCCAATGTCCGGCACCGCTTGCCGCATACGTCCCGGCCACCCGCAACGGCGACACGATTTTTGTCTCGGGTCAGCTTCCATCGGTCAACGGGGATTTTTCGGCATTCTGTGGATCGGTCCCGAAAGATATTTCTGTTGAAAAGGCCGCCGAAGGCGCCGCCATCTGCCTCATGAACAACGTGGCAGCCGCCCTTACCCTGCTCGAAGAAGACGAAACGCTTCGACTCGTGCAGATGCAGGGCTTTGTGCAATCCGCCGAAGGTTTCCATGAACAGCCCGCGGTACTGAACGGAGCAAGCGAACTGGCCGTTAAGATTTTCGGCGAAAACGGTAAACACGCCCGAACCGCCGTCGGAGTAAGCGCGCTTCCCAAGAATGTCGCAGTCGAAATCAGCTGCACCTTCCAGGTCATCAAGGCCGAAGCCAAGTTCACCGGCCGCTACGGATGGATCGAAGGATAA
- a CDS encoding sodium:calcium symporter, producing the protein MKSSRDNWGSKLGVILAVAGSAVGLGNFLRFPVQAATNGGGAFIIPYLIAFLLLGIPLSWMEWTLGRAAGNKHHGTAPGGFHYILNKKPWAKHLGSLGLLPPLFISFYYIFIQSWILAFTYYSATGKLMEVVAGGYEPMKEFFGNYIMLNTKVGPVPAAILFFLLTFACNMGLLSFGVRKGIERVNKITMPILLIMGIILVVRVLTITDIGKGLAFVWNPNLSEILNPAVWLAASGQVFFTMSLGMGIVFCYASYLKPKEDLVLSSLTASATNGFAEIILGGTIVIPMAVLIAGNNIEECAKLGTFGLGFQTMPFVFGQLPFGGFFQTLWFAMLFIAGVTSAISIIQPLISFCEDDLKFSRKGSITATGTVTFLGGLVGIFGLAAGAVDELDFWGGSFLLVVLGTIQAFIFSFVLGRRKSDVIGEDGKPECEAFALMNDGAALKLPRFFRPIIMYVCPIYLAIVLVAWIIHDGMGVLLLSNVPADAKVTFLGSEFSQIGFTWGVRGFLLALVVLLNITIYYAWKENGPARKASIPHKQNMSVGDSDSEEA; encoded by the coding sequence ATGAAAAGTTCTAGAGATAACTGGGGTTCGAAACTTGGCGTTATCCTTGCAGTCGCAGGTTCCGCCGTCGGACTTGGCAACTTTTTGCGTTTTCCGGTACAGGCAGCCACAAACGGTGGCGGCGCATTCATTATTCCATACCTCATCGCCTTCCTGCTCCTGGGCATTCCTCTTTCTTGGATGGAATGGACTCTTGGTCGCGCAGCCGGCAATAAGCACCACGGCACCGCTCCGGGTGGATTCCACTATATTCTGAACAAAAAGCCCTGGGCAAAGCACCTCGGTTCGCTCGGTCTTCTCCCGCCCCTGTTCATCAGCTTCTACTACATCTTTATCCAGTCCTGGATTCTGGCGTTTACCTACTACTCCGCCACGGGCAAACTGATGGAAGTCGTCGCCGGCGGTTACGAACCGATGAAGGAATTCTTCGGCAACTATATCATGCTGAACACCAAAGTCGGCCCTGTTCCTGCCGCTATCCTCTTCTTCTTGCTCACCTTCGCCTGCAACATGGGACTCCTGTCGTTCGGCGTGCGCAAGGGCATTGAACGCGTGAACAAGATTACCATGCCGATTCTTTTGATCATGGGCATTATCCTCGTGGTGCGCGTGCTTACGATTACCGACATCGGTAAGGGTCTTGCCTTCGTGTGGAACCCGAACCTTTCCGAAATTCTTAACCCCGCCGTTTGGCTTGCCGCCTCCGGCCAGGTGTTCTTTACCATGAGCCTCGGTATGGGCATCGTCTTCTGCTACGCAAGCTACCTGAAGCCCAAGGAAGACCTGGTGCTTTCGTCTTTAACTGCGAGCGCCACCAACGGCTTTGCCGAAATCATTCTTGGTGGTACCATCGTGATTCCGATGGCCGTACTCATTGCCGGCAACAATATTGAAGAATGCGCGAAGCTCGGCACCTTCGGCCTCGGCTTCCAGACTATGCCGTTCGTGTTCGGCCAATTGCCCTTTGGCGGATTCTTCCAGACGCTTTGGTTCGCGATGCTCTTTATCGCGGGCGTCACTAGCGCTATTTCGATTATCCAGCCCCTGATCAGTTTCTGCGAAGACGACCTGAAGTTTAGCCGCAAGGGCTCCATTACCGCCACCGGTACAGTGACCTTCTTGGGAGGCCTTGTGGGTATTTTCGGCCTTGCCGCAGGCGCAGTCGATGAACTCGACTTTTGGGGCGGAAGCTTCTTGCTGGTGGTTCTCGGCACCATTCAGGCGTTCATTTTCTCGTTCGTACTCGGCCGCCGCAAATCCGACGTGATTGGCGAAGACGGCAAGCCGGAATGCGAAGCTTTCGCCTTGATGAACGACGGCGCCGCATTGAAACTCCCCCGATTCTTTAGGCCGATCATTATGTACGTGTGCCCGATTTACCTGGCAATCGTGCTAGTCGCCTGGATCATTCACGACGGCATGGGCGTACTCCTGTTGAGTAACGTTCCGGCCGATGCCAAGGTCACATTCCTCGGCAGCGAATTCTCACAGATTGGCTTTACCTGGGGCGTTCGCGGGTTCCTGCTCGCCCTCGTGGTGCTTTTGAACATTACCATCTACTACGCCTGGAAGGAGAACGGCCCGGCCAGAAAAGCCAGCATACCCCACAAGCAAAATATGTCTGTCGGCGATTCCGACAGCGAGGAGGCATAA
- a CDS encoding SpoIID/LytB domain-containing protein, translated as MRQSNPFFFFPILVFCASFAFADDGFDLPDDVQKAEVPASVEDIADVPVNFAPIEATTTGTADLSVKTTAATFKEHPIPDELNRPLRVGIFTGVRELYFKYQGETVHVTASRNKVKFEAGGNSTEDISREFNSDEGGCLAVAPDTKTLGKACYPGSILFRNTNGKLDAINSVDVEDYLRGVVPYEIGKLDSSRIEALKAQAVAARTYAYKHFNSRESVGFDVYADTKDQVYKGLESATPLTDAAVKATAGVVMTYGGEFIIAYYHSTCGGITETLATWNRTDLPYLKSVPDRRPNGKPWCDESSYTKWERHFADKEIVKLFKANVTEAKATFSSANGKDFKKIKSIKIKDKLKSGRIMTLRVETDKGHFDVLTDRTRWLFKKAGTILPSSFFTVKKEGKEWVLTGTGFGHGVGMCQMGVRARAQAGQSYQEILSHYYQGITLEKFDR; from the coding sequence ATGCGACAAAGCAATCCTTTTTTCTTTTTCCCTATTCTTGTTTTCTGCGCTTCGTTTGCATTCGCAGACGATGGTTTTGACTTGCCCGACGATGTGCAGAAAGCGGAAGTCCCTGCAAGCGTTGAAGACATCGCTGATGTTCCCGTCAATTTCGCACCGATTGAAGCGACGACAACAGGAACAGCCGATTTGTCCGTCAAAACAACGGCGGCAACATTCAAGGAGCACCCGATTCCCGATGAACTGAACCGTCCGCTCCGCGTAGGGATTTTCACGGGAGTCAGGGAACTTTACTTTAAGTACCAGGGCGAAACTGTCCATGTCACCGCATCCAGGAACAAGGTCAAGTTCGAAGCCGGGGGAAATTCCACCGAGGATATTTCACGGGAATTCAATAGCGATGAAGGCGGATGCCTCGCCGTCGCGCCAGACACCAAGACTCTCGGCAAGGCGTGTTACCCCGGAAGCATCCTGTTCCGCAACACGAACGGCAAGCTGGATGCCATCAATTCGGTCGATGTCGAAGACTACTTGCGCGGAGTCGTACCTTACGAAATCGGGAAACTGGACAGCAGCCGTATCGAAGCCCTGAAAGCACAGGCCGTGGCCGCGCGCACCTACGCCTACAAGCATTTCAACAGCCGTGAATCCGTAGGCTTTGACGTATACGCAGACACTAAAGATCAAGTATACAAGGGCCTCGAATCGGCAACACCGCTGACCGATGCAGCCGTCAAGGCAACCGCAGGCGTTGTCATGACTTATGGCGGAGAATTCATTATCGCCTACTATCATTCCACCTGCGGGGGCATTACCGAGACGCTCGCCACCTGGAATCGCACCGATCTCCCTTATTTAAAATCAGTCCCAGACAGGCGCCCCAACGGAAAGCCCTGGTGCGACGAATCCAGCTACACCAAGTGGGAGCGCCACTTTGCGGACAAGGAAATCGTCAAGCTTTTCAAGGCAAACGTCACCGAAGCCAAGGCGACCTTCAGCAGTGCAAACGGAAAGGATTTCAAGAAAATCAAGTCCATCAAGATCAAGGACAAGTTAAAAAGCGGGCGCATCATGACGCTCCGCGTCGAAACGGACAAGGGGCATTTCGACGTATTGACCGACCGAACGCGCTGGCTATTCAAAAAAGCCGGGACGATTCTCCCCTCTTCATTCTTTACCGTGAAAAAGGAAGGCAAGGAATGGGTGCTGACAGGGACCGGATTCGGACACGGCGTGGGCATGTGCCAAATGGGCGTTCGTGCACGAGCGCAGGCCGGGCAAAGCTACCAGGAAATCCTGAGCCATTATTATCAGGGAATCACCCTGGAAAAATTCGATCGGTAA